One Syntrophales bacterium genomic region harbors:
- the meaB gene encoding methylmalonyl Co-A mutase-associated GTPase MeaB yields MKKAEKIREGDVRTATRLIRNLEDRLPEAKTTLKHIFPYTGKAHIVGITGSPGAGKSTLTDALITSFREKKRTVGVLAVDPTSPFTGGAILGDRIRMQRHAEDSEVFIRSLATRGALGGLSKAVGDAVHILDAMGKDVIIVETVGAGQQEVEVVNHAHTVIVVMVPGMGDEIQVMKAGIMEIADIFVINKADREGAQQLYSLIEAMLNMAHDFPGGWRPPVIMVENVFEPVSFKEKVEELSLKIDEHYQHLTGSQLLGDRLRRKTIVEINEALRDFILEPVLRDLVTSGEFDCMVEKLTHRESDPYTLAEEVARRYLKESH; encoded by the coding sequence ATGAAAAAGGCAGAAAAGATAAGAGAAGGGGATGTGCGGACGGCCACTCGCCTGATCAGAAATTTGGAAGACCGTCTCCCCGAAGCAAAGACAACGCTCAAACACATCTTTCCCTATACAGGTAAGGCCCATATTGTAGGTATCACCGGTTCACCAGGGGCGGGAAAAAGTACCCTTACCGATGCTCTGATTACGTCATTTAGAGAAAAGAAGAGAACCGTTGGCGTCCTGGCGGTAGATCCGACCAGTCCCTTTACCGGTGGGGCTATTCTCGGTGACAGAATCCGCATGCAACGACATGCCGAGGATTCTGAGGTATTTATCAGAAGTCTGGCGACCAGAGGGGCCCTCGGCGGTCTCTCCAAGGCGGTCGGTGATGCCGTTCATATCCTCGATGCCATGGGAAAAGATGTCATCATCGTGGAGACAGTGGGTGCGGGACAACAGGAGGTCGAAGTCGTCAACCATGCCCACACCGTCATTGTAGTTATGGTACCCGGCATGGGAGACGAAATACAGGTAATGAAGGCGGGGATCATGGAGATCGCTGATATTTTTGTGATTAATAAAGCAGACCGCGAGGGTGCACAACAGCTTTACAGCCTGATAGAGGCCATGCTCAATATGGCACATGACTTCCCCGGCGGATGGAGACCTCCTGTAATCATGGTGGAAAACGTGTTTGAACCGGTCTCGTTTAAAGAGAAGGTTGAAGAGCTATCCCTTAAAATTGATGAGCACTATCAGCACCTGACAGGTAGTCAGCTCTTGGGTGACCGTCTCCGCAGGAAGACGATCGTTGAGATCAATGAAGCTCTCCGTGACTTTATCCTGGAACCGGTTTTAAGAGACCTCGTGACAAGCGGTGAATTCGACTGCATGGTAGAAAAATTGACCCACAGAGAATCTGATCCTTACACACTTGCCGAGGAGGTGGCAAGACGTTACCTTAAAGAGAGCCACTAA